From Melospiza melodia melodia isolate bMelMel2 chromosome 19, bMelMel2.pri, whole genome shotgun sequence, one genomic window encodes:
- the SRC gene encoding proto-oncogene tyrosine-protein kinase Src isoform X2, with translation MGSSKSKPKDPSQRRRSLEPAENTHHGGFPASQTPSKAAAPDAHRTPSRSFGTMAAESKLFGGFNTSDTVTSPQRAGALAGGVTTFVALYDYESRTETDLSFKKGERLQIVNNTEGDWWLAHSLTTGQTGYIPSNYVAPSDSIQAEEWYFGKITRRESERLLLNPENPRGTFLVRESETTKGAYCLSVSDFDNAKGLNVKHYKIRKLDSGGFYITSRTQFNSLQQLVAYYSKHADGLCHRLTNICPTSKPQTQGLAKDAWEIPRESLRLEVKLGQGCFGEVWMGTWNGTTRVAIKTLKPGTMSPEAFLQEAQVMKKLRHEKLVQLYAVVSEEPIYIVTEYMSKGSLLDFLKGEMGKYLRLPQLVDMAAQIASGMAYVERMNYVHRDLRAANILVGENLVCKVADFGLARLIEDNEYTARQGAKFPIKWTAPEAALYGRFTIKSDVWSFGILLTELTTKGRVPYPGMVNREVLDQVERGYRMPCPPECPESLHDLMCQCWRKDPEERPTFEYLQAFLEDYFTSTEPQYQPGENL, from the exons ATGGGGAGCAGCAAGAGCAAGCCCAAAGACCCCAGCCAGCGGCGGCGCAGCCTGGAGCCCGCGGAGAACACCCACCATGGGGGCTTCCCAGCCTCGCAGACACCCAGCAAGGCGGCTGCCCCCGATGCCCACCGCACCCCCAGCAGATCCTTTGGCACCATGGCTGCTGAGTCCAAGCTCTTTGGGGGCTTCAACACCTCTGACACCGTCACCTCGCCGCAGCGCGCCGGGGCGCTGGCTG GGGGAGTCACCACCTTCGTAGCGCTCTATGACTACGAGTCCCGCACGGAAACCGACCTGTCCTTCAAGAAAGGAGAGCGCCTGCAAATCGTCAACAACAC GGAAGGTGACTGGTGGCTGGCTCATTCCCTCACTACAGGACAGACGGGCTACATCCCCAGTAACTATGTCGCGCCCTCAGACTCCATCCAGGCTGAAGA GTGGTATTTTGGGAAGATCACTCGCCGGGAGTCCGAGCGGCTGCTGCTCAACCCCGAAAACCCCCGAGGGACCTTCCTGGTCCGGGAGAGCGAGACCACGAaag GTGCCTACTGCCTCTCTGTGTCTGACTTTGACAACGCCAAGGGGCTCAACGTGAAGCACTACAAGATCCGCAAGCTGGACAGCGGCGGCTTCTACATCACCTCCCGCACCCAGTTCAACAGCCTGCAGCAGCTGGTGGCCTACTACTCCA AACATGCTGATGGCCTGTGCCACCGTCTCACCAACATCTGCCCCACGTCCAAGCCCCAGACCCAAGGCCTTGCCAAGGATGCCTGGGAAATCCCCCGGGAGTCGCTGCGGCTGGAGGTCaagctgggacagggctgcttCGGAGAGGTGTGGATGG GGACCTGGAATGGCACCACCCGGGTGGCCATCAAGACACTGAAGCCTGGCACCATGTCCCCAGAGGCCTTCCTGCAGGAGGCCCAGGTGATGAAGAAGCTGCGACACGAGAAGCTGGTTCAGCTCTACGCTGTGGTGTCAGAGGAGCCCATTTACATTGTCACTGAGTACATGAGCAAGG GGAGCCTCCTGGATTTCCTGAAGGGTGAGATGGGCAAGTACCTGCGGCTGCCCCAGCTCGTGGATATGGCTGCTCAG ATTGCATCTGGCATGGCCTACGTGGAGAGGATGAACTACGTGCACCGGGACCTCCGGGCAGCCAACATCCTGGTGGGGGAGAACCTGGTGTGCAAAGTGGCTGATTTTGGCCTGGCACGACTCATCGAGGACAACGAGTACACGGCTCGGCAAG GTGCAAAGTTCCCCATCAAGTGGacggcccctgaggcagctctgtACGGCAGGTTTACCATCAAGTCTGACGTCTGGTCCTTTGGCATCCTCCTGACCGAGCTGACCACCAAGGGCAGAGTGCCATACCCAG GGATGGTGAACAGGGAGGTGCTGGACCAGGTGGAGCGGGGGTACCGCATGCCCTGCCCGCCCGAGTGCCCCGAGTCCCTGCACGACCTCATGTGCCAGTGCTGGCGGAAGGACCCGGAGGAGAGACCCACCTTCGAGTACCTGCAGGCTTTCCTGGAGGACTACTTCACCTCGACAGAGCCCCAGTACCAGCCTGGAGAGAACCTATAG
- the SRC gene encoding proto-oncogene tyrosine-protein kinase Src isoform X1, with the protein MGSSKSKPKDPSQRRRSLEPAENTHHGGFPASQTPSKAAAPDAHRTPSRSFGTMAAESKLFGGFNTSDTVTSPQRAGALAGGVTTFVALYDYESRTETDLSFKKGERLQIVNNTRKVDVREGDWWLAHSLTTGQTGYIPSNYVAPSDSIQAEEWYFGKITRRESERLLLNPENPRGTFLVRESETTKGAYCLSVSDFDNAKGLNVKHYKIRKLDSGGFYITSRTQFNSLQQLVAYYSKHADGLCHRLTNICPTSKPQTQGLAKDAWEIPRESLRLEVKLGQGCFGEVWMGTWNGTTRVAIKTLKPGTMSPEAFLQEAQVMKKLRHEKLVQLYAVVSEEPIYIVTEYMSKGSLLDFLKGEMGKYLRLPQLVDMAAQIASGMAYVERMNYVHRDLRAANILVGENLVCKVADFGLARLIEDNEYTARQGAKFPIKWTAPEAALYGRFTIKSDVWSFGILLTELTTKGRVPYPGMVNREVLDQVERGYRMPCPPECPESLHDLMCQCWRKDPEERPTFEYLQAFLEDYFTSTEPQYQPGENL; encoded by the exons ATGGGGAGCAGCAAGAGCAAGCCCAAAGACCCCAGCCAGCGGCGGCGCAGCCTGGAGCCCGCGGAGAACACCCACCATGGGGGCTTCCCAGCCTCGCAGACACCCAGCAAGGCGGCTGCCCCCGATGCCCACCGCACCCCCAGCAGATCCTTTGGCACCATGGCTGCTGAGTCCAAGCTCTTTGGGGGCTTCAACACCTCTGACACCGTCACCTCGCCGCAGCGCGCCGGGGCGCTGGCTG GGGGAGTCACCACCTTCGTAGCGCTCTATGACTACGAGTCCCGCACGGAAACCGACCTGTCCTTCAAGAAAGGAGAGCGCCTGCAAATCGTCAACAACAC GAGAAAAGTGGATGTCAG GGAAGGTGACTGGTGGCTGGCTCATTCCCTCACTACAGGACAGACGGGCTACATCCCCAGTAACTATGTCGCGCCCTCAGACTCCATCCAGGCTGAAGA GTGGTATTTTGGGAAGATCACTCGCCGGGAGTCCGAGCGGCTGCTGCTCAACCCCGAAAACCCCCGAGGGACCTTCCTGGTCCGGGAGAGCGAGACCACGAaag GTGCCTACTGCCTCTCTGTGTCTGACTTTGACAACGCCAAGGGGCTCAACGTGAAGCACTACAAGATCCGCAAGCTGGACAGCGGCGGCTTCTACATCACCTCCCGCACCCAGTTCAACAGCCTGCAGCAGCTGGTGGCCTACTACTCCA AACATGCTGATGGCCTGTGCCACCGTCTCACCAACATCTGCCCCACGTCCAAGCCCCAGACCCAAGGCCTTGCCAAGGATGCCTGGGAAATCCCCCGGGAGTCGCTGCGGCTGGAGGTCaagctgggacagggctgcttCGGAGAGGTGTGGATGG GGACCTGGAATGGCACCACCCGGGTGGCCATCAAGACACTGAAGCCTGGCACCATGTCCCCAGAGGCCTTCCTGCAGGAGGCCCAGGTGATGAAGAAGCTGCGACACGAGAAGCTGGTTCAGCTCTACGCTGTGGTGTCAGAGGAGCCCATTTACATTGTCACTGAGTACATGAGCAAGG GGAGCCTCCTGGATTTCCTGAAGGGTGAGATGGGCAAGTACCTGCGGCTGCCCCAGCTCGTGGATATGGCTGCTCAG ATTGCATCTGGCATGGCCTACGTGGAGAGGATGAACTACGTGCACCGGGACCTCCGGGCAGCCAACATCCTGGTGGGGGAGAACCTGGTGTGCAAAGTGGCTGATTTTGGCCTGGCACGACTCATCGAGGACAACGAGTACACGGCTCGGCAAG GTGCAAAGTTCCCCATCAAGTGGacggcccctgaggcagctctgtACGGCAGGTTTACCATCAAGTCTGACGTCTGGTCCTTTGGCATCCTCCTGACCGAGCTGACCACCAAGGGCAGAGTGCCATACCCAG GGATGGTGAACAGGGAGGTGCTGGACCAGGTGGAGCGGGGGTACCGCATGCCCTGCCCGCCCGAGTGCCCCGAGTCCCTGCACGACCTCATGTGCCAGTGCTGGCGGAAGGACCCGGAGGAGAGACCCACCTTCGAGTACCTGCAGGCTTTCCTGGAGGACTACTTCACCTCGACAGAGCCCCAGTACCAGCCTGGAGAGAACCTATAG
- the BLCAP gene encoding LOW QUALITY PROTEIN: bladder cancer-associated protein (The sequence of the model RefSeq protein was modified relative to this genomic sequence to represent the inferred CDS: inserted 1 base in 1 codon), producing MYCLQWLLPVLLIPKPLNPALWFSHSMFMGFYLLSFLLERKPCTICALVFLAALFLICYSCWXNCFLYHCTGSQLPESAHDPSIVGT from the exons ATGTACTGCCTGCAGTGGTTGCTACCTGTCCTGCTCATACCCAAGCCCCTGAACCCAGCCTTGTGGTTCAGTCACTCGATGTTCATGGGATTCTACCTGCTCAGTTTTCTCCTGGAACGCAAACCTTGCACAATTTGTGCCTTGGTCTTCCTGGCAGCTCTATTCCTCATCTGCTACAGCTGCT GGAACTGCTTCTTGTACCACTGCACAGGATCCCAGTTACCAGAATCAGCTCACGACCCCAGCATAGTGGGCACCTAG